The genomic segment ACCTTGAAAGTTTCAAATAAAATCTTATGCTTCAGTAGTTTCTTCTGTAGCTTTTTCTTCTACAGGAGCAACTTCCGCTTCCGTTAAGTCTTCCCCTTGGTTCACTTCGATGATAGCGTCAGCCATTTTAGCAGTTAAAAGTTTAACCGCGCGGATAGCGTCATCATTTGCAGGGATTACGTAGTCGATTTCATCCGGATCACAGTTTGTATCAACAATACCGATGATAGGAATATGAAGTTTACGAGCTTCTGCAACCGCAATACGTTCTTTGCGTGGGTCAACGATGAATAGTGCATCAGGAAGACCTTTCATGTCTTTGATTCCGCCTAAGAAGCGTTCTAATTTTTCTTGTTCTTTTTTAAGAAGGACAACTTCTTTTTTAGGAAGGACTTCAAAAGTTCCATCAGCTTCCATTTTTTCGATTTTTTTAAGGTGTTGAATACGTTTTTGAATTGTTTCAAAGTTAGTTAAAGTACCACCTAACCAACGATGATTCACGAAGTATTGTCCAGAACGGATAGCTTCGTCGCGAACGGATTCTTGTGCTTGTTTTTTAGTTCCTACAAACAGGATAGTACCATTGTCGCTAGCTACTTCACGCATGAAGTTGAAAGCTTCGTCTACTTTTTTCACTGTTTTTTGTAGGTCAATGATATAAATACCATTTCTTTCTGTGAAGATATATTTCTTCATTTTTGGGTTCCAACGGCGTGTTTGGTGGCCGAAGTGAACGCCAGCTTCTAATAATTGTTTCATTGAAATAACAGGCATTGTGTTATTCCCTCCTATTGGTTTATTTTTTGCGGATAACCGCCCTCCGCATGGATCAACCAGCCGAAAAACTTAAGCGAACAAGCCGCTAAGCACCTTCTCAGTCTGTCACCGTGCGTGTGTGATTTAACACTAACAATAAATATAGCATAATTTGATGGGTATTGCAATAGTTATTGCGATTTCTAAACTAAACTATTTTCTACTATTTCTTAATTGTTTTTCCTAACCACAATGCCAATTTCCGTTGCTAATGCTAGGACAGCTCGTTTTTTTATTCGTTTGAATTGAGCAATTTCATATGGGAGTTCCAACATTACTGCTACATTTTTCTTTCGCCCATCATCTCTTATAGGAAAAACAGATTCTTCCAAACAACCGTCGCTGGAAAGTTGTGGTTTTAGTGTTAATCCTGAAACATATCTTAGTTGTTGAAATTCCTCAAAAAAATGCTTTACTTTTTGAACGGTTTTAATATAGTCAATATTATTTTTAGTTATTAACAATGTTTACGCTCCCTACAAATATCCTTTTTGTATTCATGCTAACAAAAAGGTAACTCTATTTGTTATGCCGGTTGCGTAAACTACCCGCTCATTCTTGCTAAGAACTATCCGTAGCAGTGTAAAGGCACAAAAAAACGCATCAAAACATATTTCACATTCTGATGCGTTTTTTATTGTTATTTGGTTAACTTACAATTCTACGCTATTCATTGCGTCTTTCGGTGTTCCAAAGAAGTATGTTAGAACGAATCCACCTATATAGGCAGCAATTAATCCGATGACATATGAAAGCCATTCATTATTAGCGATTAGTGGGATAAGTGCTACTCCTGATGGTCCAATTGCAATTGCCCCAACATTTCCAAAGTAGCCGATTACTGCCCCGCCGATACCTCCACCGAGACAAGCTGTAAGAAATGGTTTACCAAGC from the Listeria seeligeri serovar 1/2b str. SLCC3954 genome contains:
- the rpsB gene encoding 30S ribosomal protein S2, which gives rise to MPVISMKQLLEAGVHFGHQTRRWNPKMKKYIFTERNGIYIIDLQKTVKKVDEAFNFMREVASDNGTILFVGTKKQAQESVRDEAIRSGQYFVNHRWLGGTLTNFETIQKRIQHLKKIEKMEADGTFEVLPKKEVVLLKKEQEKLERFLGGIKDMKGLPDALFIVDPRKERIAVAEARKLHIPIIGIVDTNCDPDEIDYVIPANDDAIRAVKLLTAKMADAIIEVNQGEDLTEAEVAPVEEKATEETTEA